The nucleotide sequence CCCGGGTTCGGTCGCACGGCGGAGAGCGCGGCCGGGGAGATCACGTACGAGGCCGCGGTGGCCCGCATCACCCGTTCGGTGACGTTGCCCTTGCGGCGTTCCTCCTGGAGTTCGATCAGTCCGTGCTGTTCGAGCGCCCGGAGGTGGTAGTTGACCTTCTGCCGGGCCAGGCCGACCCTGCCGGCGAGCATGGTGGCCGACGCCGGCTCGGCCAGCTCGGCCAGCAGCCGCGCCCGGATCGGGTCGAGCGACGCCTCGGCCGCCGCCGGATCCTCGATCACTGTGATGTCGAACATGAGGCTAGCGTCCCACCGACAACTCTTGTCGTCAAGGAAAGCTAGGCTGTCGGAGGACAGGATTCCACGGTAGCTCGGGGCGCCACGGCGGCTCGGGCGGCCACCCGCTATCCGTCGTGCCGCCAGCCGAGCACCCGCTCCGCCTTCGTGCAGTCGAAGAGGCCCTGGTTGCCGCCGAGTTCGCCGCGCACCGGCACGTCCGGATAGTACTTCCGGCACAGCTCCTCGGTCGGGGTGCTGGTGACGGTCCGCGGGGCTACCACGTAGCAGACCTGGTGACCGGAGAAGTCGGCGGTGAGGGCCAGCAGGCAGGCCCGGGCAGCCGCCCCGGCCAGGGTGTACCCCCACAGCTCGCGGGCGGCCTGGGCGGGCTGCTCCGCCTCGGGCCGGAGAACCGGGCGGGCCGGCTGCACGCCGTGCAGCCGCAGGCTGGCGACGCGCAGCTCGGCGTACCGGCGGGCGAAGCTGTCCGCCTGGGCCTCGCCGAGCCATTTCGACAGGCTGTACGGGTCCTCGGTGTAGCTGGGATGCCGCTCGTCCAGCGGGAAGTAGTCGTAGCGCGGCGAGCGACTGTACGCCCCGCCGACGGCGTTCACGCTGGAGGCGAGACAGACCCGGGTGATGCCGAGTTCGACGGCGCCCCGCAGTGCGTGGTAACTGGCGGTCACGTTCACGCCGTGCACCACGTGGTCCGGCTCGTCCCACGGTTTCGGGTACGCCGCCAGGTGCACCAGCGCCTCGCACCCGTCCAGCGCCCGCAGCAGCGCCGGATAGTCGGTCACGTCGGCGGGGCGGCGTACCAGCCCGGCCGGCGTCCCCGGACCGGCGTCCCGGGCCGACGGCCGGTCGATCTCCACCACGGTGTGCCCCTCGGCCAGCGCGTGCGCGACCACCGACCGCCCGACCGTCCCCGCCCCGCCGGTCACCGCCATCCGCATCGCACCATTCTCCGCCGGACCCGCGCCGCAGCGCACTTCCGGGCAACCCGCCACGGCCACCGGGAACGGCGCGGCGGACACAGAGACGGCGGGTACACGGAGCGGCGGGTACGGAAAAGTCCGCGCGGGTTGTCGTTCCCGATCCGGTCCGTTCGTCGTCATGCTGTGCAGCAGCCCGCTGTACGCGACGAACCGGAGGAGACCGGCGTGAAATACCTGTTCCTGCTCTACGGCGACCCGGCGAGCGACCCGACCGACCCGGCGGTGATCCAGGCGGAGATCGACACGTACTGGGCGTACGACAAGCTGCTCGAGGACGCCGGCGCGCTCCTCGACAGCCAGGCGTTGCAGGGCACCGAGACCGCCAC is from Micromonospora sp. WMMD1102 and encodes:
- a CDS encoding NAD(P)-dependent oxidoreductase, which produces MRMAVTGGAGTVGRSVVAHALAEGHTVVEIDRPSARDAGPGTPAGLVRRPADVTDYPALLRALDGCEALVHLAAYPKPWDEPDHVVHGVNVTASYHALRGAVELGITRVCLASSVNAVGGAYSRSPRYDYFPLDERHPSYTEDPYSLSKWLGEAQADSFARRYAELRVASLRLHGVQPARPVLRPEAEQPAQAARELWGYTLAGAAARACLLALTADFSGHQVCYVVAPRTVTSTPTEELCRKYYPDVPVRGELGGNQGLFDCTKAERVLGWRHDG